The proteins below come from a single Cervus elaphus chromosome 4, mCerEla1.1, whole genome shotgun sequence genomic window:
- the TMEM147 gene encoding transmembrane protein 147, which produces MTLFHFGNCFALAYFPYFITYKCSGLSEYNAFWKCVQAGVTYLFVQLCKMLFLATFFPTWEGGIYDFIGEFMKASVDVADLIGLNLVMSRNAGKGEYKIMVAALGWATAELIMSRCIPLWVGARGIEFDWKYIQMSIDSNISLVHYIIASAQVWMITRYDLYHTYRPAVLLLMFLSVYKAFVMETFVHLCSLGSWTALLARALVTGLLALSTLALYVAVVNVHS; this is translated from the exons ATGACGCTCTTCCACTTCGGGAACTGCTTCGCCCTGGCCTACTTCCCCTACTTCATCACCTACAAGTGCAGCGGCCT GTCGGAGTACAACGCCTTCTGGAAGTGCGTCCAGGCCGGGGTCACCTACCTGTTCGTGCAGCTGTGCAAG ATGCTGTTCTTGGCCACTTTCTTTCCCACCTGGGAAGGCGGCATCTATGACTTCATTGGG GAGTTCATGAAGGCCAGCGTGGATGTGGCAGACCTGATAGGCCTAAACCTTGTCATGTCCCGGAATGCCGGCAAGGGGGAATACAAGATCATGGTTGCTGCCCTGGGCTGGGCCACCGCCGAGCTCATTATGTCCCG CTGCATCCCCCTCTGGGTTGGAGCTCGGGGCATTGAGTTTGACTGGAAATACATCCAGATGAGCATCGACTCCAACATCAGCCTG GTCCATTACATCATCGCCTCTGCCCAGGTGTGGATGATAACACGCTACGACCTGTACCACACTTATCGGCCAGCAGTCCTCCTCCTGATGTTCCTTAGCGTCTACAAGGCCTTTGTCATGGA GACCTTTGTCCACCTCTGTTCCCTGGGCAGCTGGACGGCACTGCTGGCCCGAGCGCTAGTGACGGGGCTGCTGGCCCTCAGCACCTTGGCCCTGTATGTCGCCGTTGTCAACGTGCACTCCTAG